A single genomic interval of Camelina sativa cultivar DH55 chromosome 11, Cs, whole genome shotgun sequence harbors:
- the LOC104721492 gene encoding eukaryotic translation initiation factor 3 subunit K yields MGKEIESPQEQSSYTVEQLVAVNPFNPEILPDLENHVNEQVTSQTYSLEANLCLLRLYQFEPERMNTHIVAQILVKALMAMPTPDFSLCLFLIPERVQMEEQFKALIVLSHYLETARFQQFWDEAAKNRHIFEAVPGFEQAIQAYASHLLSLSYQKVPRSVLAEAVNMDGASLEKFIEQQVTNSGWIVEKEDGSIVLPQNEFNHPELKKNTGENVPLEHIARIFPILG; encoded by the exons ATGGGAAAAGAGATCGAGTCCCCGCAGGAACAGAGCTCTTACACTGTTGAGCAGCTCGTCGCCGTCAATCCTTTCAACCCTGAAATCTTACCCGATCTCGAAAACCACGTTAACGAGCAG gttaCATCGCAAACGTATAGTCTGGAAGCAAATCTATGCTTGCTTCGTCTCTATCAG tTTGAGCCTGAGCGCATGAATACTCATATCGTGGCTCAAATCTTGGTTAAG GCTCTTATGGCTATGCCAACTCCAGACTTCAGCCTTTGCCTCTTCTTGATTCCTGAGAGAGTG CAAATGGAGGAGCAGTTCAAGGCGCTAATTGTCCTCTCACACTACCTTGAG ACTGCGAGGTTCCAACAGTTCTGGGATGAAGCAGCGAAGAACCGTCACATTTTTGAGGCTGTTCCAG GTTTTGAGCAAGCTATCCAAGCATATGCAAGTCACCTTCTTAGCTTAAGCTACCAAAAGGTTCCAAGATCTGTGCTTGCTGAG GCTGTTAACATGGATGGTGCATCTCTAGAAAAGTTCATTGAGCAGCAAGTGACTAACAGTGGATGGATTGTTGAGAAAGAGGATGGAAGTATTGTCTTACCGCAGAATGAATTTAACCATCCGGAGCTTAAGAAAAATACTGGTGAGAATGTTCCCTTGGAACACATCGCCCGCATCTTCCCAATCCTTGGTTGA